One Pontibacillus yanchengensis DNA window includes the following coding sequences:
- a CDS encoding nucleoside transporter C-terminal domain-containing protein, whose protein sequence is MDILLGLLAIIIVLGIGFLMSNDRKNINYTGIGVMLVFQLITTWFVFNTPIGQWIIGTISAGFTNLINYGKEGVAFVLPNVANVGEDGSSANVFFLDVLLIIIFFATILSVLTYLRILPLIIKYIGMFISWITGLPKVESFNAVNSMFFGQSEALLAIKSQFHHLNDNRLYIVSASAMGSVSASIVGAYLGMLPDQFVLVAIPLNMFSALILGSLIAPVKVKKEDDRVDVKDVSGAKSFFEAMGNGALDGGKIALIVAAMLIAFIASLELVNGIIAFFFNGVTLQTILGYVLAPIAFLMGIPGGELVQAGSLMGTKVVTNEFVAMLELQTFIKDASLSDKTIGIVSVFLTSFANFSSIGIIAGTVQGIDPDKGASVSKFGLKLLIGATLGSILSATIAGLFL, encoded by the coding sequence GTGGATATACTTCTTGGGTTACTTGCAATAATTATTGTTCTTGGTATTGGTTTCTTAATGTCCAATGATCGAAAGAATATCAACTACACCGGGATTGGAGTTATGTTGGTATTCCAATTGATCACTACGTGGTTCGTGTTTAATACACCTATTGGACAATGGATTATTGGTACAATTTCTGCTGGTTTTACGAATTTGATTAATTATGGTAAAGAAGGGGTTGCCTTCGTTTTACCTAATGTTGCTAATGTTGGAGAAGATGGGTCATCAGCGAACGTTTTCTTCTTAGACGTTTTACTTATCATTATCTTCTTTGCAACTATCTTGTCTGTATTAACTTATTTAAGAATTCTACCTCTTATTATTAAGTACATTGGTATGTTTATTTCTTGGATTACTGGATTACCAAAGGTTGAATCCTTTAACGCAGTTAACAGTATGTTCTTCGGTCAATCAGAAGCACTACTAGCAATTAAATCACAGTTCCACCATTTAAATGACAATCGTTTATATATTGTAAGTGCATCTGCTATGGGGTCTGTATCAGCATCTATTGTCGGGGCTTATCTTGGAATGCTTCCAGATCAGTTCGTATTAGTTGCAATTCCTCTAAACATGTTCAGTGCATTGATTCTTGGTTCTCTTATTGCTCCAGTAAAAGTGAAAAAAGAGGATGACCGCGTTGACGTTAAAGATGTTTCTGGTGCGAAGAGTTTCTTCGAAGCAATGGGTAACGGTGCGTTAGACGGCGGTAAGATCGCTCTTATCGTAGCTGCAATGCTTATTGCCTTTATTGCATCTCTAGAACTAGTGAATGGAATAATTGCCTTCTTCTTTAACGGTGTTACACTACAAACCATACTTGGTTATGTGCTTGCTCCAATCGCGTTTTTAATGGGGATTCCAGGCGGAGAACTTGTACAAGCTGGTAGCCTTATGGGAACAAAGGTTGTAACGAATGAATTTGTTGCCATGCTTGAACTACAAACATTTATTAAAGACGCAAGCTTGTCAGACAAAACTATAGGAATCGTTTCCGTATTCCTAACGAGCTTTGCGAACTTCTCTTCTATTGGAATTATCGCAGGTACAGTTCAAGGAATCGATCCTGATAAAGGTGCTAGCGTATCTAAATTTGGACTTAAGCTTCTAATCGGAGCAACATTAGGTTCTATTCTATCAGCTACAATTGCAGGATTATTCCTATAA
- a CDS encoding MATE family efflux transporter — MFPTDTLKDKSKLFLQILIPILITQLGMYSMNFFDTVMAGKAGANDLAGVAIGSSLWVPIFTGINGVLLALSPIVAQLVGSNKKENIPSAVRQGIYLSIVLAIIVFIIGYFLLDPILMSMSLDSNVSYIAKYYLVALSTGIIPLFMYNAVRCFFDALGQTRITMFITLIALPVNILFNYVLIFGKWGFPPLGGIGAGLASSLTYWISFVISLLILSKVRPFSLYEIHKHLEIPSLLAWWEQLKIGVPIGFAIFFEVSIFAAVTLFMSTYSTFTIAAHQAAINFASFLYMIPLSISMALTIAIGFEVGARRMKDAKQYSYLGISIAVAMSVICGAAIYIFDDPVANLYSSNPEVINMTKHFLFYAIFFQLSDAFGAPIQGALRGYKDVNITLLMAFISYWIIGLPSGYVLATFTFLGPAGYWVGLITGLAVGAIALLTRLVRLQKQSLNHPQLFTTEAKE, encoded by the coding sequence ATGTTTCCAACAGATACGCTGAAAGACAAAAGTAAATTATTTTTACAAATCCTCATCCCTATCTTAATTACTCAATTAGGTATGTATTCCATGAACTTTTTTGACACTGTCATGGCCGGTAAGGCCGGAGCGAACGATTTAGCCGGCGTTGCTATTGGTTCTAGCTTATGGGTCCCCATCTTCACGGGTATTAATGGTGTACTACTAGCACTATCTCCTATCGTAGCACAATTAGTAGGTAGCAATAAAAAAGAAAATATTCCATCAGCCGTCAGACAAGGTATCTATTTATCCATCGTATTAGCAATTATCGTATTTATAATCGGATATTTTTTATTGGATCCTATTTTGATGAGTATGTCACTAGACTCAAATGTAAGCTACATAGCGAAATATTACCTAGTTGCGTTAAGCACTGGGATTATCCCACTTTTTATGTATAATGCCGTTCGTTGTTTTTTTGATGCACTAGGTCAAACAAGAATCACCATGTTTATTACACTTATTGCATTACCAGTAAACATTCTTTTTAACTATGTGCTCATTTTTGGTAAATGGGGATTTCCTCCATTAGGTGGTATTGGCGCTGGGCTAGCCTCGTCTCTAACTTACTGGATTTCGTTTGTTATCTCATTACTTATCTTATCCAAAGTTCGCCCCTTCTCCCTATACGAAATTCATAAGCATCTTGAAATACCTTCACTACTTGCATGGTGGGAACAACTCAAGATAGGCGTGCCTATTGGATTTGCTATATTCTTTGAGGTTAGTATATTTGCTGCCGTTACTTTATTTATGAGTACATATAGTACATTTACTATTGCTGCACACCAGGCGGCCATCAACTTTGCCTCGTTTTTATACATGATTCCTCTCAGCATATCAATGGCATTAACGATTGCAATCGGTTTCGAGGTTGGTGCAAGACGAATGAAAGATGCCAAACAATATAGTTATTTGGGAATCTCCATCGCTGTAGCTATGTCCGTTATTTGTGGAGCAGCCATTTATATTTTTGATGATCCTGTTGCAAACTTATATAGCTCTAATCCAGAAGTGATTAACATGACCAAACACTTCCTATTCTACGCTATCTTCTTCCAGTTATCTGATGCCTTTGGTGCTCCTATTCAAGGTGCTTTGAGAGGGTATAAGGATGTAAATATAACCCTTCTCATGGCTTTCATCTCGTATTGGATCATAGGACTTCCAAGTGGGTATGTACTTGCCACGTTCACCTTTTTGGGACCAGCAGGATATTGGGTAGGATTAATTACAGGGTTAGCAGTTGGTGCCATTGCACTTCTGACACGTTTAGTTCGTTTGCAGAAACAATCCCTAAATCATCCACAATTGTTTACAACCGAAGCAAAAGAGTAA
- a CDS encoding undecaprenyldiphospho-muramoylpentapeptide beta-N-acetylglucosaminyltransferase, whose translation MTSKRILFTGGGTAGHVIVNLALIPAFQKDGWEIDYIGSENGIEKKLISNLEGVTYHSISTGKLRRYFSKENFKDPFRVLKGTGQAYNIIRKRKPQVVFSKGGFVSVPVVAAAKLNRVPSVIHESDYTPGLANKLAMRFAKKVLTTFPETNQYLPESKAEWVGAVVRDELFQGSRQKGLNMTNFTKSKPIILVMGGSSGSKKINDSIRNNLTQLLEQFQVVHLCGDGNKDESLEKPGYVQYEYVNEELNDLFAITDYIVSRAGSNSIFEFLALKKPMLLIPLSRHASRGDQILNANSFVKQGYARMVEEEELDSGRLLEELQHLQQEKEQILSSMENYKSEQAKDKIIKMIKEA comes from the coding sequence ATGACATCAAAACGTATTTTATTTACTGGAGGCGGGACAGCAGGGCATGTCATCGTCAATCTTGCTTTAATCCCTGCTTTTCAAAAAGATGGATGGGAAATCGATTATATTGGTTCGGAGAATGGTATTGAAAAGAAGCTAATTAGTAATCTAGAGGGTGTCACATACCATTCGATATCGACAGGAAAACTTAGAAGGTATTTTTCTAAAGAAAACTTTAAAGACCCGTTTCGTGTGTTAAAAGGTACCGGGCAGGCTTATAACATTATTCGTAAGCGAAAGCCACAAGTTGTGTTCTCAAAAGGTGGATTTGTATCAGTACCTGTAGTTGCTGCTGCTAAGCTGAACCGCGTTCCGTCGGTTATTCATGAATCTGATTACACACCTGGCTTAGCGAATAAGTTGGCAATGCGATTTGCTAAAAAAGTGCTAACAACTTTTCCGGAAACCAATCAATATTTGCCTGAGAGTAAAGCTGAATGGGTTGGAGCGGTTGTACGTGACGAGCTTTTTCAAGGTAGTAGACAAAAGGGCCTTAACATGACGAACTTCACGAAAAGCAAACCAATTATTCTTGTTATGGGTGGTAGCTCTGGTTCTAAGAAAATTAATGATTCTATTCGAAATAATCTTACTCAGTTACTTGAACAATTTCAGGTAGTTCATTTATGTGGAGACGGAAATAAAGATGAGTCTTTAGAAAAACCAGGTTATGTACAATATGAGTATGTCAATGAAGAACTCAATGACTTGTTTGCCATTACCGATTATATCGTATCAAGAGCAGGGTCAAATTCCATATTTGAATTCCTAGCACTGAAAAAGCCAATGCTGCTCATTCCCCTCTCCCGCCACGCAAGTCGAGGAGACCAAATCCTAAATGCAAACTCCTTTGTTAAACAAGGATACGCTAGAATGGTGGAAGAGGAAGAGCTAGACAGTGGTCGTTTGTTAGAGGAATTACAGCACCTACAACAGGAAAAAGAACAAATACTATCAAGTATGGAAAACTATAAGAGCGAACAAGCAAAAGATAAGATTATTAAGATGATCAAGGAAGCCTAA
- a CDS encoding peroxiredoxin → MKESSEVITIGDKFPDVEVQTTQGPIRLPEDYEGKWFVLFSHPGDFTPVCTTEFISFQQYQKDFNKMGTELIGLSVDQVYAHLKWIEWIQENTGVSITFPIIADPLGSLAKELGMLPPGQGTRTVRAVFIVDDKGIIRQILYYPQEIGRNIQEIWRSVHALQTSSLFNVALPENWPNNPFIGGNVIVPPANSVEEIQKRLELQKQGKIECLDWWFCYKPLKME, encoded by the coding sequence ATGAAAGAATCATCTGAGGTAATTACAATAGGGGATAAGTTCCCTGACGTTGAGGTTCAAACAACACAAGGTCCCATTCGTCTACCTGAAGACTATGAAGGGAAATGGTTTGTATTATTTAGCCATCCTGGTGATTTCACGCCTGTTTGCACAACGGAATTTATCTCTTTTCAACAATATCAAAAAGACTTTAATAAAATGGGAACAGAACTCATTGGATTATCTGTAGATCAAGTATATGCGCACTTAAAATGGATTGAGTGGATACAAGAAAATACAGGTGTGAGTATCACTTTTCCTATTATTGCCGACCCTCTTGGTTCTCTAGCAAAAGAGCTCGGAATGCTCCCACCCGGACAAGGAACCAGAACAGTTAGAGCCGTTTTTATAGTTGATGATAAAGGTATTATTAGACAAATCTTATATTATCCTCAAGAAATAGGTAGGAACATCCAGGAAATATGGCGTTCTGTTCATGCATTACAAACTTCCTCTCTTTTTAATGTTGCTTTACCTGAAAATTGGCCTAACAATCCATTTATTGGAGGCAATGTGATTGTACCTCCAGCAAATAGTGTAGAAGAGATTCAGAAACGTTTAGAATTACAAAAGCAAGGTAAGATTGAATGCCTCGATTGGTGGTTTTGTTATAAACCATTAAAAATGGAGTAA
- a CDS encoding aldehyde dehydrogenase family protein, with amino-acid sequence MSEHYGLFINGKWIQTQQMNEVVNKYDGDVFATVSKAGDNEVENAIHDAEVAFANKEFPPYQRYKTLLRVSELLQAHKEDLAQVITNEAGKPIKQARTEIDRATQTFELSAEEAKRITGEGVPVEAAPGSENRMAFTMRVPVGVVGAISPFNFPVNLVAHKIAPAIAAGNAVVLKPASATPVSSLKLAELFEEAGLPEGFLNVVVGSGSTVGNQMMEDERINYYTFTGSAEVGLKLKQNTGLNKLTLELGNNSPVIVDREADVEQAATTLAQKSFAYAGQVCISVQRIYVHEDIQKTFQKKFIEATEELKVGDPFDDQTDVGPMIGEKEAEGAEEWLQEAKGQGADVIHGGKRKGAILEPTIVANVEHTMKVVSEEVFAPIVTLMTFSDLDQCISEVNKSDYGLQGGIFTNDIDRAFKAARKVEVGGFMINDASQYRVDLMPYGGVKNSGWGKEGPKYTINDMTEERLVVMNLKQ; translated from the coding sequence ATGTCCGAACATTACGGTTTATTTATAAATGGAAAATGGATTCAGACTCAACAAATGAATGAAGTAGTCAATAAATATGATGGCGATGTTTTTGCTACCGTATCGAAAGCTGGAGATAATGAGGTTGAGAATGCTATTCATGATGCTGAAGTAGCTTTTGCAAACAAAGAATTCCCTCCATATCAACGATATAAAACATTACTTAGAGTAAGTGAACTTCTCCAAGCACACAAAGAAGATTTAGCTCAGGTCATTACTAATGAAGCAGGTAAGCCGATTAAGCAAGCGCGTACAGAGATTGATCGTGCTACACAAACATTTGAATTGTCTGCTGAAGAAGCGAAGCGCATTACTGGTGAAGGTGTCCCTGTTGAAGCAGCACCTGGATCAGAAAATCGTATGGCTTTCACGATGCGAGTACCAGTAGGGGTTGTCGGGGCGATTAGCCCCTTTAATTTCCCTGTGAACCTTGTTGCTCATAAAATCGCTCCTGCCATTGCAGCTGGTAATGCCGTTGTTCTAAAACCAGCCAGTGCAACGCCTGTATCTTCTTTGAAGTTAGCAGAATTGTTTGAAGAGGCTGGATTACCAGAAGGTTTCTTGAATGTAGTAGTGGGATCAGGCTCTACTGTCGGAAATCAAATGATGGAAGACGAACGGATTAATTACTATACATTTACAGGTAGTGCTGAAGTTGGTCTGAAACTTAAACAAAACACAGGATTAAATAAACTTACATTAGAGTTAGGTAATAATTCTCCTGTTATTGTTGATCGGGAAGCAGATGTTGAACAAGCAGCTACCACGTTAGCACAAAAAAGTTTTGCCTATGCTGGACAAGTTTGCATATCTGTACAACGTATTTATGTCCATGAAGATATTCAGAAAACTTTTCAAAAGAAATTTATTGAAGCTACAGAAGAATTAAAAGTAGGCGATCCTTTTGATGATCAAACGGATGTAGGACCTATGATAGGAGAAAAAGAAGCTGAAGGAGCCGAAGAGTGGCTTCAAGAAGCAAAAGGTCAAGGTGCAGATGTTATCCATGGAGGTAAGAGGAAAGGTGCTATATTAGAACCGACCATTGTTGCGAATGTAGAACATACAATGAAAGTGGTATCAGAAGAGGTATTTGCCCCAATTGTAACCCTGATGACTTTCTCGGACTTAGATCAGTGTATAAGTGAAGTAAATAAATCTGATTATGGTCTACAGGGGGGTATCTTCACAAATGATATAGACCGGGCCTTTAAGGCTGCTCGAAAAGTCGAAGTTGGTGGATTTATGATTAATGACGCTTCCCAATACCGTGTTGATTTAATGCCTTACGGTGGAGTGAAAAATAGTGGTTGGGGAAAAGAAGGACCAAAATATACAATAAATGATATGACAGAAGAACGTTTAGTTGTGATGAATCTTAAACAATAA
- a CDS encoding YqcI/YcgG family protein: protein MDTKIRDLAETYLPKKMPTWGYDVFENFAKDMLSDQNPFPCLLGLEGFKQRQYRFAFVDSTYKKKDLEHLANQLKKYALHYKRYGQNTSFIAFFQPKRIHHSEEVYQKIFRGLLQTLQELDDINEWKDNLQNKHNQTEEFTFHSISMHVKYDTPQLNQCQPTFMMVFQPKYYYANAQPHLPLQQYVHPQPQCSGTTTEHNTPQPSLQWYGTLASTNEHQDQLTNKTDSPLLEEPYVKKGRGSTLDITIRNLLSDETGYVIVHRYAPNTTQALEQTHLAIYLYIIEGSFRAEINGKFHVCSQGDCLYIPPNTVRICSTGDEGCLYVQYFAN from the coding sequence ATGGATACAAAAATTAGAGACTTGGCAGAAACATACCTACCTAAAAAAATGCCTACGTGGGGTTATGATGTCTTTGAAAACTTCGCGAAAGATATGCTGTCCGATCAAAACCCTTTTCCATGTTTGTTAGGACTGGAAGGCTTTAAGCAAAGACAGTATCGATTTGCATTCGTCGATTCCACCTACAAAAAGAAAGACCTAGAACATTTAGCAAATCAATTAAAAAAATATGCACTTCATTACAAAAGATATGGACAAAACACATCTTTTATTGCTTTCTTTCAGCCGAAACGTATTCATCACTCTGAGGAGGTGTATCAAAAGATTTTTCGAGGACTCCTACAAACTCTTCAAGAACTAGATGATATAAATGAATGGAAAGACAATTTACAGAACAAACACAACCAAACAGAAGAGTTTACTTTCCATAGCATTTCGATGCATGTCAAGTACGATACACCTCAACTAAATCAATGTCAGCCTACCTTTATGATGGTATTCCAACCTAAATATTATTATGCCAACGCTCAACCCCACCTTCCTCTCCAACAATATGTACATCCACAACCTCAATGCTCTGGTACAACGACCGAACACAATACTCCGCAACCGTCTTTGCAATGGTACGGTACTCTAGCTTCTACAAATGAACATCAAGACCAACTAACAAACAAAACAGACTCCCCGCTCCTAGAAGAACCTTATGTTAAAAAGGGGAGAGGTAGTACATTAGATATAACAATTCGTAATTTATTATCTGATGAAACCGGATATGTAATCGTTCACCGTTATGCACCCAATACAACACAGGCACTTGAACAAACCCATTTAGCTATCTACCTGTATATAATCGAAGGATCCTTTCGTGCAGAAATCAACGGCAAATTCCATGTATGCTCACAAGGTGATTGTCTATACATCCCCCCAAACACTGTGCGCATTTGTTCAACCGGGGACGAAGGTTGCTTGTATGTTCAATACTTTGCGAATTGA
- the safA gene encoding SafA/ExsA family spore coat assembly protein, producing MKKVLAISLLVVGLFFAFMQPTITSAQQSDTYVVKRGDTLWKISKKYQIGLSEIISANPQFNNPDLIYPGDKVTIPLKQNIKSVEQEVIRLTNEERAKYGLPALKADWQLSRVARYKSRDMRDNNYFAHNSPTYGSPFQMMKSFNISYRKAAENIAAGQTSPEAVVKAWMNSSGHRKNILDKELTYIGVGYAKGGSYGHYWTQQFITK from the coding sequence ATGAAGAAAGTGTTAGCTATTTCATTGCTTGTTGTAGGGTTATTTTTTGCATTTATGCAGCCTACTATAACAAGTGCCCAACAATCAGATACCTATGTTGTTAAACGAGGAGATACATTATGGAAGATTTCGAAAAAGTACCAAATTGGTCTTTCGGAAATCATTAGTGCCAACCCTCAGTTTAATAATCCAGATTTAATTTATCCTGGAGATAAAGTAACGATTCCTCTAAAACAAAATATTAAGTCCGTAGAACAAGAGGTTATTCGTTTGACGAACGAGGAGAGGGCAAAATATGGGTTACCAGCTTTAAAAGCAGATTGGCAGTTATCGAGAGTAGCTCGATATAAATCTAGAGACATGCGAGATAATAATTACTTTGCTCATAACTCCCCTACTTATGGTTCACCATTCCAGATGATGAAAAGTTTCAATATTTCTTATCGTAAGGCGGCAGAAAATATTGCCGCTGGACAAACATCACCTGAGGCAGTAGTAAAAGCTTGGATGAATAGCTCAGGACACAGGAAAAATATCCTAGATAAAGAGCTGACATATATCGGAGTAGGTTATGCAAAAGGTGGAAGCTACGGCCATTATTGGACCCAGCAATTCATAACGAAATAA